A stretch of the Aegilops tauschii subsp. strangulata cultivar AL8/78 chromosome 4, Aet v6.0, whole genome shotgun sequence genome encodes the following:
- the LOC109762825 gene encoding uncharacterized protein: protein MTTSFSSAFLQQEFFDCHQDEQSIDDYCRRLKMLADELRDIGTKVDDDLLLSTRTAGLNEDYGNAASNLTLMPEPSFPKFVAYLRLEERRMKGVKKRVQHHALVTGTSRGPPLPAASPVPR from the coding sequence ATGACAACAAGCTTCAGCTCTGCGTTTTTGCAGCAGGAATTTTTTGACTGTCACCAAGATGAACAGTCCATTGATGACTACTGCCGCCGCCTGAAAATGTTGGCGGATGAGCTCCGCGACATTGGCACCAAGGTTGATGACGACCTCCTCCTCAGCACGCGCACCGCCGGCCTCAATGAGGACTATGGCAACGCCGCCTCCAACCTCACCTTGATGCCGGAGCCCTCCTTCCCCAAGTTCGTGGCATACTTGCGGTTGGAGGAGCGCCGGATGAAGGGGGTTAAGAAGCGTGTGCAGCATCACGCCCTCGTCACCGGCACCTCCCGTGGCCCCCCACTACCGGCCGCCTCACCCGTGCCACGCTAG